Proteins from a single region of Aureibacter tunicatorum:
- a CDS encoding 2'-5' RNA ligase family protein: protein MKQQSNVELFFIAIVPDEPVQGEIMALKNEVYEKFGSKGALRSPAHITLHMPFKWKVSKMELLEKSLQLTALECDSFLQQLDGFDAFDQRVIFVDVMENPILRELHSKVSRCMRTKLNMMNADYKAKGFHPHVTIAFRDLKKSVFKEAWPEFEFRKYNASFNVGSFELLKHNGSGWEVYRRFPFGDD from the coding sequence ATGAAACAACAAAGCAATGTTGAATTGTTTTTCATAGCTATTGTGCCAGATGAACCTGTTCAAGGCGAGATTATGGCTTTGAAAAATGAAGTTTATGAAAAATTCGGTAGCAAGGGGGCTTTACGCTCTCCCGCGCATATCACTTTGCATATGCCTTTCAAGTGGAAAGTATCGAAGATGGAATTGCTGGAAAAATCCTTGCAATTGACGGCATTGGAATGCGATTCATTCTTGCAGCAATTGGATGGCTTTGACGCCTTTGATCAGAGAGTTATTTTCGTGGATGTCATGGAAAATCCGATATTGAGAGAATTGCACAGCAAAGTGTCAAGGTGCATGAGGACGAAGCTTAATATGATGAATGCCGATTATAAAGCAAAAGGTTTTCACCCTCATGTCACGATAGCATTTCGGGATTTGAAAAAGAGTGTTTTCAAGGAAGCTTGGCCTGAATTTGAATTTAGAAAATATAATGCTTCGTTCAATGTTGGAAGCTTTGAGTTATTGAAGCACAATGGCTCTGGATGGGAAGTTTATCGAAGATTTCCTTTTGGGGATGATTAA
- a CDS encoding HYC_CC_PP family protein: MLRIFRTILSVFVIVFVLAGTIGVAEFGHICGGSADYSLFTEASGCCGTTEEVTVFTSTDSCHSGGCCHFTSEYWGVKFDFFQQFTGFDFSLYFIPAFSFSDLVANLAVEADYINGFSDSSPPPKLHGRGMLAAYCTYLI, translated from the coding sequence ATGTTGAGAATTTTCCGTACCATATTGTCCGTATTTGTGATTGTTTTCGTGTTGGCGGGAACAATTGGAGTGGCTGAATTCGGCCATATATGCGGAGGCTCTGCGGATTATTCATTGTTTACTGAAGCCAGTGGTTGTTGTGGAACAACTGAAGAAGTTACAGTTTTCACTTCAACAGACTCTTGCCATTCAGGCGGTTGTTGTCATTTTACTTCCGAATATTGGGGAGTGAAGTTTGATTTTTTTCAACAATTCACGGGATTTGACTTTTCACTTTATTTTATACCAGCTTTCTCCTTTAGCGATTTAGTAGCGAATTTGGCAGTTGAAGCTGATTATATCAATGGGTTTTCTGATAGCTCTCCTCCCCCCAAGTTGCATGGTAGAGGAATGCTAGCCGCATACTGCACATATTTAATTTAG